GTGGAGACCGCGGACGGGCAGACGATCGAGGCCGACGAGATCGTCGTCGCGACCGGCCGCAAGCCGCGGACCGACGACCTGGGCCTCGACACGATCGGCCTGACGCCCGGCGACTGGCTGCCGACCGACGACACGATGCTGGTCGAGGGGTTCGACTGGCTCTACGCGGTCGGCGACGTGACGAACCGGGCGCTGCTGACGCACCAGGGCAAGTACCAGGCCCGCGCGGCCGGTGACGTGATCGCCGCTCGCGCGAACGGCAAGCCGGTGGCGGACAAGCCGTGGGGCACGCACGTCGCGACGGCCGACCACGAGGCCGTGCCGCAGGTGACGTTCACCGATCCCGAGGTCGCCTCGATCGGGCACACCGAGAAGACCGCCCGCGAGGCCGGCTACAACACGCGGACCGTCGACTACGAGCTCGGCAACGTGGCCGGCGCGAGCGTCCGGCAGGACGGGTACAAAGGCAAGGCACGGATGATCGTGGACGAGGACCGCAAGGTGATCCTCGGTGTCACGTTCGTCGGGCCCGAGGTCAGCGACCTGCTGCAGGCCGCGACGCTCGCGGTGGTCGGCGAGATCCCGCTGGACCGGCTGTGGCACGCCGTCCCGGCGTACCCGACGGTGAACGAGATCTGGCTGCGCCTGCTGGAGACCTACGGCCGTCCCTAGCGGGTGCGGGCGGCGTGGGCCCGGACCTTGGCGCGGTTGCCGCAGGTCGCCATCGAGCACCAGCGACGGCGACCGCGGGCGTCGAGGAAGAGCCAGCCGCAGGCGTCGCCCGGGCAGCGCCGGACGTGGACGCGCGACGAGCCGGTGAGCAGGTCGGCGGCCAGCAGGGCCAGGTGGTCCAGCGGGAGGTTGAGATCCTCCGGGAGGTCCCAGTTCGCGCTGAGGCCGTGCAGGGTCGGCATCGGCAGCAGCCGCCGGTGCGCGGTGGCGCGGGCGATCACCCGCTCCACCGCGGCGAACGACGACGTCGCGGTGGAGTCGGTCAGTACGTCGTACAGGTCGGCCCTGAACTCCAGCGCCGCCTCGAACCGCCGGGCCGCGTCGGTCGGGCGGCCGGCGGCCTGCTCGATCAGCCGGAAGACTCCGGCGTCGGAGAGCAGGCCGACGTACCCGGTCCAGATCACCAGCGTCTCGAAGCTGGTCAGCCACTCCGTGCGGGCCGGCCCGCGGTCGGTCCAGTCCGACCGGGTGTTGAGGAAGTCCAGGACGGGATCCGCGCCGACCGGTTTCGGCAGCACGACGCCCTGGACGAGCTCGAGGTGGGACGGCAGCGCGGACATCGGGTCAGCGCGGGGTGGTCGTGGTCGGCGTCGGCACCGGGAGGCTGATGTTGCCGTTCTGCGGGATCACCATGAACTGGATCTTGCCCGACTCGATCGCCGTTTTCAGCAGGTAACCGTTCGATCCGAGCATCGCGACCTGCTGCCGGACCGACTGCAGCTCGACGTTGACCTGCTGGTTCTTCTGCTCCTGGGCCTGCTTGGCCAGCTCGGCGCGCTGCTTGGCCTCGAGCCCGTCGATGATGCCCTTGTCCAGCGGGTTCGGCTTCTGGATCGTGAACGACAGCTCGCCGCACGCGTTGTTGCCGGTGTACGACGGGCCGCAGAAGTAATCGCCACCGACAGCGGCCGGCAGCAGCCGGGTGAACTCCTTGGCCGCCGCGGTCTGGAAGGCGGACTTCTTCGCCTCGTT
The Kribbella italica DNA segment above includes these coding regions:
- a CDS encoding CGNR zinc finger domain-containing protein; translated protein: MSALPSHLELVQGVVLPKPVGADPVLDFLNTRSDWTDRGPARTEWLTSFETLVIWTGYVGLLSDAGVFRLIEQAAGRPTDAARRFEAALEFRADLYDVLTDSTATSSFAAVERVIARATAHRRLLPMPTLHGLSANWDLPEDLNLPLDHLALLAADLLTGSSRVHVRRCPGDACGWLFLDARGRRRWCSMATCGNRAKVRAHAARTR